The Fictibacillus arsenicus genome contains a region encoding:
- the fabI gene encoding enoyl-ACP reductase FabI — protein sequence MYQLSLQDKTFVVMGVANKRSIAWGIAQSLSKAGARLVFTYAGERLEKNVRDLAESLERNDSIVLPCDITNDEEIKKTFAQLKEEVGVIHGLAHCIAFANTEELKGEYLNTTREGFLLAHNISSYSLTAVVKEARSLMTEGGSVVTLTYLGGERVVSNYNVMGVAKASLDASVKYLASDVGKDGIRVNAISAGPIRTLAAKGIGDFNSVLKEIEERSPLRKANTQEEVGDAALFLMSDLARGITGEILHVDSGYNTIAR from the coding sequence ATGTATCAACTATCATTACAAGATAAAACGTTTGTTGTTATGGGTGTTGCAAACAAAAGAAGCATTGCCTGGGGAATCGCTCAATCTCTATCAAAAGCAGGAGCGCGCTTAGTCTTTACATATGCGGGTGAAAGGCTTGAAAAGAACGTACGTGATCTTGCGGAATCGTTAGAAAGAAACGATTCTATCGTTTTGCCTTGTGATATTACAAATGATGAAGAAATCAAAAAGACGTTTGCTCAATTAAAAGAAGAAGTTGGAGTAATCCACGGTTTAGCACACTGTATTGCATTTGCAAATACGGAAGAGTTAAAAGGTGAATATTTGAATACAACACGTGAAGGGTTCCTTCTAGCTCATAATATCTCTTCTTACTCACTTACGGCTGTTGTAAAAGAAGCCCGCTCATTAATGACAGAAGGCGGAAGTGTCGTTACATTAACCTACCTTGGTGGTGAAAGAGTCGTATCCAACTACAATGTTATGGGTGTTGCGAAAGCTTCTCTTGATGCTAGCGTGAAATATCTAGCTTCAGATGTAGGGAAGGATGGAATTCGTGTGAATGCGATCTCAGCAGGACCAATCAGAACACTTGCTGCAAAAGGAATTGGAGACTTCAACTCTGTATTAAAAGAGATTGAAGAAAGATCTCCGCTTAGAAAAGCAAATACACAAGAAGAGGTAGGAGATGCCGCCCTTTTCTTAATGAGTGACTTAGCACGCGGAATTACAGGTGAGATTCTTCACGTGGATAGCGGCTATAACACAATTGCTCGATAA
- a CDS encoding monovalent cation:proton antiporter family protein, which produces MEEHASFTSLVLVILTAFFIPILLTKFRLRVIPVVVAEIIAGIILGKSGFDIVHPDAWLEILSVLGFIFLMFLSGLEIDFSIFAGGNNQKKNKVENKEPNRIFVSSVIFLFILILSYGLSLLFVWGGFAESAFFMTLVISTISLGVVVPTLKEEKLSKTTIGQIILLVAVIADLVTMILLALFVSMQSGDPGRMWLLLILFAAGVILYFVGKQMRHRSFLETMSKGTIQLDTRAVFTLIIVLVGLSETVGAENILGAFLAGVLVSLLSPNKHLVHKLDSFGYGFLIPIFFVMVGVELDIRSIFSDPKALALIPLLLVALLISKFLPILYLRKWYDWKTVTAAGFLLTSTLSLVIAAAKIGERIEIIDARTSSALILTAVISAIITPIFFKKFFPRKEEEEAAKEQLVIVGANQFTLPLTTELDTTRFEQRIYHTKQEEKDQKQLESFNIKELENYEGNTLKEADVFNTDVIICATGQDETNEKLALLAKEEGVKRIIARIEDPSKRDGLKDEGIEVYSVYFSSQVLLKALIENPAVVDILTTQDNSLNEIIVRNSSYHRTALRNFPFLGDSIIVRIYRGKESINPHGDTEIMLGDKMVVTGSKQQVHQMREILS; this is translated from the coding sequence ATACCGATATTGTTAACCAAATTCCGATTACGCGTTATTCCTGTTGTTGTAGCAGAAATCATTGCGGGGATTATTCTTGGAAAAAGCGGCTTTGATATTGTCCATCCTGACGCGTGGCTAGAGATTCTATCAGTCCTTGGCTTTATCTTTTTAATGTTTTTAAGCGGTCTTGAGATTGATTTTAGTATCTTTGCTGGCGGAAATAATCAAAAGAAGAATAAAGTAGAAAATAAAGAACCGAATCGGATATTTGTTTCATCAGTGATTTTTCTTTTCATTCTAATCCTTTCATACGGTTTATCTCTTCTATTCGTATGGGGAGGATTTGCGGAAAGTGCGTTCTTTATGACTCTTGTTATATCTACAATATCATTAGGTGTTGTGGTACCAACACTAAAAGAAGAAAAGTTATCTAAAACGACAATCGGACAGATCATACTATTAGTCGCTGTCATTGCTGATCTTGTTACAATGATCCTTCTGGCTCTTTTTGTTTCGATGCAATCAGGAGATCCAGGCAGAATGTGGCTGCTGCTCATTTTATTTGCAGCAGGGGTAATCTTATACTTTGTTGGCAAACAGATGAGGCATCGATCTTTTCTTGAGACTATGTCTAAAGGAACCATACAGCTTGATACAAGAGCAGTATTTACTCTGATTATAGTATTAGTCGGTTTATCTGAAACTGTTGGGGCAGAAAATATCCTTGGTGCATTCTTAGCCGGGGTACTTGTTTCACTTCTGTCACCTAATAAGCATCTTGTACACAAGCTTGATTCATTTGGTTATGGATTCTTAATACCTATCTTTTTCGTAATGGTAGGGGTAGAGCTTGATATCCGATCCATTTTCTCAGATCCTAAAGCACTGGCACTTATACCCTTGCTGCTCGTTGCATTGTTAATTTCTAAGTTCCTTCCAATTCTGTACTTAAGAAAATGGTATGACTGGAAAACGGTAACTGCAGCTGGTTTCCTATTAACTTCCACGCTGTCACTCGTTATTGCAGCAGCAAAAATTGGTGAACGAATTGAGATTATAGATGCCAGAACATCTTCCGCACTAATATTAACAGCAGTTATCAGTGCAATCATCACACCGATTTTTTTTAAAAAGTTTTTCCCACGGAAAGAAGAGGAGGAAGCAGCCAAAGAACAGCTTGTTATTGTCGGTGCTAATCAATTCACCTTGCCTTTAACAACAGAGCTCGATACAACAAGATTTGAACAAAGGATCTACCACACAAAGCAAGAAGAAAAAGACCAAAAGCAATTAGAAAGCTTCAATATAAAAGAACTTGAAAATTATGAAGGAAACACACTAAAGGAAGCAGATGTATTTAACACAGACGTCATCATTTGTGCAACTGGTCAGGATGAAACAAACGAAAAACTTGCTCTCCTAGCAAAGGAAGAAGGAGTAAAAAGAATTATTGCTCGCATAGAAGATCCATCAAAACGTGATGGATTAAAAGATGAGGGGATAGAAGTTTACTCAGTTTATTTCTCATCACAGGTTTTATTAAAAGCGTTAATAGAAAATCCTGCTGTTGTTGATATTCTTACTACTCAAGACAACAGCTTGAATGAAATCATTGTAAGAAACAGTTCGTATCACCGCACGGCATTAAGAAATTTCCCATTCCTGGGAGACAGTATTATTGTTAGGATCTATAGAGGAAAAGAGTCCATTAATCCTCACGGTGACACTGAAATCATGCTGGGAGATAAAATGGTTGTTACAGGAAGCAAACAACAAGTTCATCAGATGAGAGAGATTCTTTCATAA
- a CDS encoding glycosyltransferase, which translates to MKVSIIIPFYNCAYIDQAIKSALSQTYKNIEIIVVNDGSTKHVEKIKPFLNQIKYLEKPNGGTGSALNLGIRHATGSYFAWLSSDDIYYPQKIEKQLQFMHTTGAMVSYTNYFVINELGKKISSPMGVYFHDNKQFLRILRRRCFINGCTVMMKMEIFKEFGLFDESLKFTQDYDYWLRIVPRYKFHYFSEPLIHYRMHVNMGTKKYKKEQRVEIQETIRRHKDAINHTLKMLYR; encoded by the coding sequence ATGAAGGTTAGCATCATCATACCATTTTACAATTGTGCATACATTGACCAAGCAATAAAGAGTGCCTTGAGTCAAACTTATAAGAATATAGAAATTATAGTCGTTAACGATGGCTCGACGAAACATGTGGAAAAAATCAAACCATTTCTGAACCAAATAAAATATTTGGAAAAACCAAATGGAGGAACTGGCTCAGCTTTAAATCTAGGGATACGTCATGCAACGGGTAGCTATTTTGCATGGTTAAGTTCTGATGATATCTATTATCCTCAAAAAATAGAAAAACAGCTGCAATTTATGCACACAACGGGTGCTATGGTTAGTTATACAAATTATTTTGTAATCAATGAACTGGGAAAAAAAATATCTAGCCCTATGGGGGTTTATTTTCATGATAATAAACAATTTTTAAGAATCTTAAGAAGACGTTGTTTCATAAATGGTTGCACGGTGATGATGAAAATGGAGATATTTAAAGAATTTGGATTATTTGATGAATCTTTAAAGTTTACACAAGACTATGATTATTGGCTTCGAATAGTACCAAGGTATAAATTCCATTACTTTTCCGAACCATTAATTCATTATAGAATGCATGTAAATATGGGTACAAAAAAGTACAAAAAAGAACAGCGGGTTGAGATTCAAGAAACAATTAGACGACATAAAGATGCTATTAATCATACATTAAAGATGCTTTATCGGTAA
- a CDS encoding glycosyltransferase: MKKINLLFITKDRSKYLERSSCYLIEELSKRTNLMIWSTEGSILDILANLPFKPDFILLNDYHPDYSPRIFGLNLTSIPKGIIMHEIHYRKFHRKKFIEQGNIQLVFTHYRDAFLKWYPKLAPKMVWLPHFINHSIFKDYKIPKSINYLMMGAVFPHLYPVRNSFLHQLKKEPGFITHQHPGYKMLPTRAGIKGHEYAMELNRAKMFFTCDSTYHYPVMKYFEALACNTLLIASASKELTDLGFIDGVTFIAANPSNVLEKARYLNENENLRKKISLQGYEMVMKRHTVEIRVGELLHCIKRVIL; encoded by the coding sequence ATGAAAAAAATAAATCTATTATTCATAACAAAAGATAGGTCAAAATATCTGGAAAGAAGCAGTTGCTATTTGATAGAAGAATTATCAAAAAGAACAAATTTGATGATTTGGTCAACTGAAGGATCGATTCTTGATATATTAGCAAACTTACCATTTAAACCAGACTTCATATTGTTAAATGATTACCATCCGGATTATTCCCCTAGGATTTTCGGACTGAACTTAACATCAATCCCGAAAGGCATTATCATGCATGAGATACATTACAGAAAATTTCATAGGAAGAAATTTATCGAACAAGGAAATATTCAGTTGGTATTTACACATTACCGGGATGCTTTTCTTAAATGGTACCCAAAACTTGCTCCAAAAATGGTTTGGCTTCCTCATTTTATTAACCACAGTATTTTTAAAGATTATAAAATTCCAAAATCAATTAACTATTTAATGATGGGCGCAGTTTTCCCACACTTATATCCAGTCCGAAACAGTTTTTTACATCAATTGAAAAAAGAACCTGGCTTTATTACTCACCAGCACCCTGGCTATAAGATGCTTCCAACTAGAGCGGGAATTAAAGGTCATGAATATGCGATGGAATTAAATCGAGCTAAGATGTTTTTTACGTGTGATTCAACCTATCACTATCCGGTAATGAAGTATTTTGAAGCTTTAGCCTGTAACACTTTACTAATAGCTTCCGCATCAAAAGAATTAACTGATCTTGGATTTATTGATGGTGTTACATTCATAGCAGCAAATCCTTCTAATGTATTAGAAAAAGCAAGATATTTAAATGAAAATGAAAATCTGCGTAAAAAAATTTCATTACAAGGTTATGAAATGGTAATGAAACGTCACACGGTAGAGATTAGAGTTGGAGAACTTTTGCATTGCATTAAGAGAGTTATCTTGTAA